In the Micromonospora narathiwatensis genome, one interval contains:
- a CDS encoding class I SAM-dependent methyltransferase, protein MTTKDLRAPKRKLVPEMEGATARWYARNRASANQLAEYRRQAARLAEGLTADAAVLEVAPGPGYQAIELARLGAYQVTGLDVSHTFVELAGEAARRAGVTVAFRQGDVHELPFGADSFDLVICQAAFKNFTRPVRALDEMHRVLRPGGRAVIQDLRADASRADIEREVARMGIRGLDAFWTRSALGWLRRRAVTADVFARLAAESAFGGAEIEPEGLVGLEVRLSKAATA, encoded by the coding sequence ATGACCACCAAGGATCTGCGGGCGCCCAAGCGGAAGCTGGTGCCCGAGATGGAGGGGGCGACCGCTCGCTGGTACGCCCGCAACCGTGCCTCGGCCAACCAGTTGGCCGAGTACCGCCGCCAGGCCGCCCGGCTGGCCGAGGGGCTGACCGCCGACGCGGCGGTGCTGGAGGTGGCGCCCGGCCCGGGCTACCAGGCCATCGAACTGGCCCGGCTCGGGGCGTACCAGGTCACCGGGCTCGACGTCAGCCACACCTTCGTGGAGCTGGCGGGCGAGGCGGCCCGGCGGGCCGGCGTGACGGTGGCCTTCCGGCAGGGCGACGTGCACGAGTTGCCCTTCGGGGCGGACTCGTTCGACCTGGTGATTTGCCAGGCGGCGTTCAAGAATTTCACCCGCCCGGTCCGGGCGCTGGACGAGATGCACCGGGTGCTGCGCCCCGGCGGCCGGGCCGTGATCCAGGATCTGCGGGCCGACGCCTCCCGGGCGGACATCGAGCGGGAGGTGGCCCGGATGGGCATCCGCGGCCTGGACGCCTTCTGGACCCGGTCGGCGCTGGGGTGGCTGCGCCGCCGGGCGGTCACCGCCGACGTGTTCGCCCGGCTCGCCGCCGAGAGCGCCTTCGGCGGCGCCGAGATCGAGCCGGAGGGCCTGGTCGGGCTGGAGGTGCGGCTCAGCAAGGCCGCCACCGCCTGA
- a CDS encoding M28 family peptidase: MGVPPTRPADRALARPRRRLPAALAALAALLAVGAGVLVDLATPAPRPTDAPADQFSAERAYQHVKVIAARPHVAGSAANDQVREHLVGVLRGLGLETEVQDTVAPEAGQLSGAAGGATLARVRNVVARLPGTGSTGRVFLVAHYDSVQSGPGGNDDAAGTSTILEVARALTAGPRPRNDVVFVLTDAEEACLCGASGFAASHPLARDGGVVLNLEARGSTGPVIMFETSRNNAKLVDVFGRAAPYPVGTSFAVEIYRALPNDTDFTAFLDHDFVGLNSAYIDGGAIYHTPLDVPAAMDRGSLQQHGDNALGLAREFGRTDLTKLGSDHDATYFPVPGGLIRYPGWLVLPLALAALVAVGLLGWLLRRRGRATAGRLAAGVGLALAPIVLAPLGAWLLWAAITTVRPGYAELLDPYRPVWYRLAVVALAAAILFTWYALTRRRIGPAALAFGGLTWLALFGVLLAVLVPGGAYLTTLPALAGALAGLAALATRLDGPWPVVAVTLAGAVAVVILLPTVVLLFPALGMAMGGVAALFAVLLGLVALPVVDLLHPQAGGQRGLLALRARRLGALPAAAAGLAAVVLAGVGLAVDRFDAAHPVPTHLMYGFDADSGKGMWITHEAEPQPWTAQYVDDKGAVTHYFPALGDGVFKFGDAPAVNLPPPAVTVLSDSTAGTERTLRVRVTPQRPVRVLSLHVDPDPDPGPATVVKASAAGVPLPIKPVQPGSSWGFGLVFHAPPPEGVEVTLTLRPKQEKVDLRAMDASDGLDGVPGFHPRPWNLGVTGSHTSDMLAVARTYSF; encoded by the coding sequence GTGGGCGTACCCCCGACCCGCCCCGCCGACCGGGCGCTGGCCCGGCCGCGCCGCCGACTGCCCGCCGCGCTCGCCGCGCTCGCCGCCCTGCTCGCGGTCGGTGCCGGCGTCCTGGTCGACCTGGCCACCCCGGCACCGCGCCCGACCGACGCGCCTGCGGACCAGTTCAGCGCCGAGCGGGCGTACCAGCACGTCAAGGTCATCGCGGCCCGGCCGCACGTGGCCGGCAGCGCCGCCAACGACCAGGTCCGGGAACACCTCGTGGGCGTGCTGCGCGGGCTCGGTCTGGAGACCGAGGTGCAGGACACCGTCGCCCCGGAGGCCGGGCAGCTCAGCGGGGCCGCCGGCGGTGCGACCCTGGCCCGGGTACGCAACGTGGTGGCCCGGCTGCCCGGCACCGGTTCGACCGGGCGGGTCTTCCTGGTGGCCCACTACGACTCGGTGCAGTCCGGGCCGGGCGGCAACGACGACGCCGCCGGCACGTCCACCATCCTGGAGGTGGCCCGGGCGCTCACCGCCGGTCCGCGCCCGCGCAACGACGTCGTCTTCGTGCTCACCGACGCCGAGGAGGCGTGCCTGTGCGGGGCCTCCGGGTTCGCCGCGAGCCACCCGCTGGCCCGGGACGGCGGGGTGGTGCTCAACCTGGAGGCGCGGGGCAGCACCGGTCCGGTGATCATGTTCGAGACGTCCCGGAACAACGCGAAGCTGGTGGACGTCTTCGGCCGGGCCGCCCCGTACCCGGTGGGCACCTCGTTCGCGGTGGAGATCTACCGGGCGCTGCCGAACGACACCGACTTCACCGCCTTCCTGGACCACGACTTCGTCGGCCTGAACTCGGCGTACATCGACGGTGGCGCGATCTACCACACGCCGCTGGACGTCCCGGCGGCGATGGACCGGGGCAGCCTCCAGCAGCACGGCGACAACGCGCTCGGCCTGGCCCGCGAGTTCGGCCGCACCGACCTGACCAAGCTCGGTTCCGACCACGACGCCACCTACTTCCCGGTGCCGGGCGGCCTGATCCGCTACCCCGGCTGGCTGGTCCTGCCGCTGGCGCTGGCCGCCCTGGTCGCGGTCGGGCTGCTCGGCTGGCTGCTGCGCCGCCGTGGCCGGGCCACCGCCGGCCGGCTGGCCGCCGGCGTCGGGCTCGCCCTGGCGCCGATCGTGCTCGCCCCGCTGGGCGCCTGGCTGCTCTGGGCCGCGATCACCACGGTCCGCCCCGGGTACGCCGAGCTGCTCGACCCGTACCGGCCGGTCTGGTACCGGCTCGCCGTGGTGGCGCTCGCCGCCGCGATCCTGTTCACCTGGTACGCGCTGACCCGCCGCCGGATCGGGCCGGCCGCCCTCGCGTTCGGCGGGCTGACCTGGCTGGCGCTGTTCGGCGTACTCCTCGCGGTGCTGGTGCCGGGCGGCGCGTACCTGACCACGCTGCCCGCGCTGGCCGGTGCGCTCGCCGGCCTGGCGGCGCTGGCCACCCGGCTGGACGGCCCCTGGCCGGTGGTCGCGGTGACCCTGGCCGGCGCGGTGGCCGTGGTGATCCTGCTGCCCACCGTGGTGCTGCTCTTCCCGGCGCTCGGCATGGCGATGGGCGGGGTCGCCGCGCTCTTCGCGGTGCTGCTCGGGCTGGTCGCGCTGCCGGTGGTCGACCTGCTGCACCCGCAGGCCGGCGGCCAGCGCGGCCTGCTCGCGCTCCGGGCCCGCCGGCTGGGCGCCCTGCCGGCCGCCGCCGCCGGGCTCGCCGCCGTGGTCCTCGCCGGGGTCGGCCTGGCCGTCGACCGCTTCGACGCCGCCCACCCGGTGCCCACCCACCTGATGTACGGCTTCGACGCCGACTCCGGCAAGGGGATGTGGATCACTCACGAGGCGGAGCCGCAACCGTGGACCGCCCAGTACGTGGACGACAAGGGGGCGGTCACCCACTACTTCCCCGCGCTCGGCGACGGCGTGTTCAAGTTCGGTGACGCCCCCGCGGTCAACCTGCCGCCACCGGCCGTCACGGTCCTCTCGGACAGCACCGCGGGCACCGAGCGCACCTTGCGGGTACGGGTGACCCCGCAGCGGCCGGTCCGCGTGCTCTCGCTGCACGTCGATCCCGATCCCGATCCCGGCCCGGCGACGGTCGTCAAGGCCAGCGCGGCCGGCGTACCGCTGCCGATCAAGCCGGTGCAGCCGGGCAGTTCGTGGGGCTTCGGTCTGGTGTTCCACGCCCCGCCACCGGAGGGTGTCGAGGTGACCCTCACCCTGCGCCCGAAGCAGGAGAAGGTGGACCTGCGAGCGATGGACGCCAGCGACGGCCTGGACGGCGTACCCGGCTTCCACCCCCGCCCGTGGAACCTCGGCGTAACCGGCTCCCACACCTCCGACATGCTCGCGGTGGCCCGCACATACTCCTTCTGA
- a CDS encoding tetratricopeptide repeat protein — protein sequence MDLLAEYRRATMFFEAGDPTGAARLLEPIVEAEPDNSSVRQLLARAYFQSAQLSRAEEQLRELVDRDPSDHYAHHVLGRTLERMNRPADALRHLRIAAAMHSTNADYAAALRRVQSRVSGGR from the coding sequence GTGGATCTTCTGGCGGAGTACCGGCGGGCGACCATGTTCTTCGAAGCGGGTGACCCTACCGGAGCGGCGCGGCTGCTCGAACCGATCGTCGAGGCGGAACCCGACAACTCCTCGGTCCGGCAGCTGCTGGCCCGGGCGTACTTCCAGTCGGCCCAGCTCAGCCGGGCCGAGGAGCAGCTACGCGAGCTGGTCGACCGGGACCCGAGCGACCACTACGCGCACCACGTGCTCGGCCGTACGCTGGAGCGGATGAACCGGCCGGCCGACGCGCTGCGGCACCTGCGTATCGCGGCGGCCATGCACTCGACCAACGCCGACTACGCGGCGGCGCTGCGTCGGGTGCAGAGCCGGGTCAGCGGCGGTCGCTGA
- a CDS encoding ABC-F family ATP-binding cassette domain-containing protein — MSATLIAKDLTAGHGDRLLFADLDLVVAPGDVVGLVGVNGAGKSTLLRTLAGRQPREQGSVALNPPTATVGYLPQEPERRPDESVRDFLARRTGVTEAQAALDAATEALTAGAAGADDAYAVALERWLDLGGADLDERAEQVAAELGLGVDLDHPMIGLSGGQAARAGLASLLLSRYDVFLLDEPTNDLDLAGLDRLERFVTGLRAGTVLVSHDREFLTRTVTRVLELDLHQRQVRHYGGGYAAYLEEREVARRHAREEYEEYADTRTELEARARMQRAWMEKGVKNARRKATDNDKIGRKFRTESTEKQAAKAKQTARLIERLEVVEEPRKEWELRMEIATAPRAGAVVASLRGAVVRRGGFTLGPVDLQIDWADRVAITGANGSGKSTLLAALLGRLPLDEGHAALGPGVVVGEVDQARGLFLGDQPLLDAFGAAVPELSPADVRTLLAKFGLRADHVLRPAATLSPGERTRAALALLQGRGVNLLVLDEPTNHLDLPAIEQLESALATYPGTLLLVTHDRRMLEAVSVGRRLRVDAGRIAED; from the coding sequence ATGAGCGCCACGTTGATCGCCAAGGACCTCACCGCCGGCCACGGTGACCGCCTGCTCTTCGCCGACCTCGACCTGGTCGTCGCCCCCGGCGACGTGGTCGGGCTGGTCGGGGTGAACGGCGCGGGCAAGTCGACGCTGCTGCGTACGCTCGCCGGGCGGCAACCACGGGAGCAGGGTTCGGTGGCCCTGAACCCGCCCACCGCCACCGTCGGCTACCTGCCGCAGGAGCCGGAACGCCGGCCGGACGAGTCGGTCCGGGACTTCCTGGCCCGGCGTACCGGGGTGACGGAGGCACAGGCGGCGCTGGACGCGGCGACCGAGGCGCTCACCGCCGGGGCCGCGGGCGCCGACGACGCGTACGCCGTCGCCCTGGAACGCTGGCTCGACCTCGGCGGCGCGGATCTGGACGAGCGCGCCGAGCAGGTGGCCGCCGAGTTGGGCCTGGGCGTCGACCTGGACCACCCGATGATCGGGCTCTCCGGCGGGCAGGCGGCCCGGGCGGGGCTGGCTTCGCTGTTGCTCAGCCGGTACGACGTATTCCTGCTCGACGAGCCCACCAACGACCTGGACCTGGCCGGGCTGGACCGGCTGGAGCGGTTCGTCACCGGGCTGCGGGCCGGGACGGTGCTGGTCAGCCACGACCGGGAGTTCCTGACCCGTACGGTGACCCGGGTGCTGGAACTGGACCTGCACCAGCGGCAGGTCCGGCACTACGGCGGCGGCTACGCGGCCTACCTGGAGGAGCGGGAGGTGGCCCGCCGACACGCCCGGGAGGAGTACGAGGAGTACGCCGACACCCGGACCGAGCTGGAGGCGCGGGCCCGGATGCAGCGCGCCTGGATGGAGAAGGGCGTGAAGAACGCCCGGCGCAAGGCCACCGACAACGACAAGATCGGCCGCAAGTTCCGCACCGAGTCCACCGAGAAGCAGGCGGCGAAGGCCAAGCAGACGGCGCGGCTGATCGAGCGGCTGGAGGTGGTCGAGGAGCCGCGCAAGGAGTGGGAGCTGCGGATGGAGATCGCCACCGCGCCCCGCGCCGGCGCCGTGGTGGCCTCGCTTCGGGGTGCCGTCGTACGCCGGGGCGGCTTCACCCTCGGCCCGGTGGATCTCCAGATCGACTGGGCCGACCGGGTGGCGATCACCGGGGCGAACGGCTCCGGCAAGAGCACCCTGCTCGCCGCGCTGCTCGGCCGGCTGCCGCTGGACGAGGGCCACGCGGCGCTCGGCCCGGGGGTGGTGGTGGGCGAGGTCGACCAGGCCCGGGGACTGTTCCTCGGCGACCAGCCGCTGCTGGACGCCTTCGGCGCCGCCGTACCGGAGCTGAGCCCGGCGGACGTGCGGACGCTGCTGGCCAAGTTCGGCCTGCGCGCCGACCACGTGCTGCGGCCGGCGGCGACCCTCTCCCCCGGCGAGCGGACCCGGGCCGCGCTGGCCCTGCTCCAGGGGCGCGGGGTGAACCTGCTGGTGCTGGACGAGCCGACCAACCACCTGGACCTGCCGGCGATCGAGCAGTTGGAGTCGGCCCTGGCCACCTACCCGGGCACGCTGCTGCTGGTCACCCACGACCGGCGGATGCTGGAGGCGGTGAGCGTCGGCCGACGGCTGCGGGTGGACGCCGGACGGATCGCCGAGGACTGA
- a CDS encoding ROK family protein, giving the protein MATTLAIDCGGGGIKASVLDAAGTMRARPLRVPTPYPLPPALFVKTLLDLAGRLPAADRLTVGMPGMIRHGVVVATPHYVTRSGPRSKVDPDLVAEWSGYDARSALAEAFGIPALVLNDAEVHGAGVVAGTGCELVLTLGTGLGSALFDGGLLAPHLELSHAPVRWNTTYDTYIGEPERRRLGDAFWSRRIRQVVDGLRPVFRWDRLYLGGGNSRLIRPEQLVRMGDDVVVVPNTAGIVGGVRAWDLVGDRYDPTS; this is encoded by the coding sequence GTGGCGACCACACTGGCGATCGACTGCGGCGGTGGCGGGATCAAGGCGTCGGTGCTGGACGCCGCCGGGACCATGCGGGCCCGGCCGCTGCGGGTGCCCACGCCGTACCCGCTGCCGCCCGCGCTCTTCGTCAAGACGCTGCTGGACCTGGCCGGCCGGCTGCCGGCGGCGGACCGGCTCACGGTCGGGATGCCCGGCATGATCCGGCACGGTGTGGTGGTGGCCACCCCGCACTACGTCACCCGGTCCGGGCCGCGCAGCAAGGTCGACCCGGACCTGGTCGCCGAGTGGTCCGGGTACGACGCGCGCAGCGCGCTGGCAGAGGCGTTCGGCATCCCGGCGCTGGTGCTCAACGACGCCGAGGTGCACGGCGCGGGCGTGGTCGCCGGGACCGGGTGCGAGCTGGTGCTGACCCTCGGCACCGGGCTGGGCAGCGCGCTCTTCGACGGCGGGTTGCTCGCCCCGCACCTGGAGCTGTCGCACGCGCCGGTGCGCTGGAACACCACCTACGACACGTACATCGGGGAGCCGGAACGGCGCCGCCTCGGCGACGCGTTCTGGTCCCGGCGGATCCGGCAGGTGGTGGACGGGCTGCGGCCGGTCTTCCGCTGGGACCGGCTCTATCTGGGCGGGGGCAACTCCCGGCTGATCCGGCCGGAACAACTGGTTCGGATGGGCGACGACGTGGTGGTCGTACCGAACACGGCCGGGATCGTGGGTGGGGTCCGGGCCTGGGACCTGGTGGGCGACCGGTACGACCCGACCTCCTGA
- a CDS encoding Smr/MutS family protein has protein sequence MKLKLDLHDIFNKGHDIDRALRGIMDEAVAKKATLVEIIPGKGSGQLKKRVLRFLDQKDVKQLYHRVEKDSKNFGRLFVHFRWK, from the coding sequence GTGAAGCTCAAGCTCGATCTCCACGACATCTTCAACAAGGGCCACGACATCGATCGTGCCCTGCGCGGGATCATGGACGAGGCGGTGGCGAAGAAGGCCACCCTCGTGGAGATCATCCCCGGCAAGGGCTCCGGCCAGCTCAAGAAGCGGGTGCTGCGTTTCCTCGACCAGAAGGACGTCAAGCAGCTCTACCACCGCGTCGAGAAGGACTCCAAGAACTTCGGCCGCCTCTTCGTCCACTTCCGCTGGAAGTAA
- a CDS encoding glycoside hydrolase family 10 protein, which produces MKATRLSAAGLAVALLGALAAGTPARAAGTDTTTGSSTTCATDPATPKRQFRAMWIASVTNIDWPSKASQTAPDQVAKQKAEYLDWLDLAQRLNHNAVVVQVRPTADAFWPSPYEPWSEYLTGVRGQDPGWDPLAFLVEESHKRNLEFHAWLNPYRVSMPAPGAGADLSKLAPNHPARQHPDWVFAYPPAGVAGSRLYYNPGIPEVREFVETAMMDAVSRYDIDGVHFDDYFYPYPSGTYQVPDDATFARYNRGFTDRADWRRDNINLLVQEMNAKIKAVKPWVKFGVSPFGIWRNKSADPAGSDTTGSQSYDIISADTRKWIKEEWIDYVVPQLYWYIGQYPAADYARLVPWWAEQVRGTDVQLYIGQADYKSGDPAYGSFWMNPNELSNHLTLNRSYPEVLGNVHFSAVQVRENRLGATDIYAAEHYSRPALVPAMSQLPARRLLAPVVTGVERRADGVRLTWRQPANGKGPFGTATSYAIYRFDGAGQVDGCALADASHLVANVRGTDGDVQSWVDTDAQAGKAYTYQVTALDRVWNESPASPARFVR; this is translated from the coding sequence ATGAAGGCAACTCGGCTCAGCGCCGCCGGGCTGGCCGTGGCGCTGCTCGGCGCACTCGCCGCCGGCACCCCCGCGCGCGCCGCGGGCACCGACACCACCACCGGATCCTCGACCACCTGCGCCACCGACCCGGCCACCCCCAAGCGGCAGTTCCGGGCCATGTGGATCGCGTCGGTGACCAACATCGACTGGCCCAGCAAGGCGTCCCAGACCGCGCCGGACCAGGTCGCGAAGCAGAAGGCGGAGTACCTGGACTGGCTCGACCTGGCCCAGCGGCTCAACCACAACGCCGTCGTGGTCCAGGTCCGCCCGACCGCCGACGCGTTCTGGCCGTCGCCGTACGAGCCGTGGTCCGAGTACCTGACCGGGGTACGCGGCCAGGACCCGGGATGGGACCCGCTGGCCTTCCTCGTCGAGGAGTCGCACAAGCGGAACCTGGAGTTCCATGCCTGGTTGAACCCGTACCGGGTCTCGATGCCGGCCCCGGGCGCCGGCGCGGACCTGTCGAAGCTCGCGCCGAACCACCCGGCCCGGCAGCACCCGGACTGGGTGTTCGCGTACCCGCCGGCCGGGGTCGCCGGCAGCCGGCTCTACTACAACCCCGGCATCCCCGAGGTCCGCGAGTTCGTCGAGACCGCGATGATGGACGCGGTCAGCCGGTACGACATCGACGGCGTGCACTTCGACGACTACTTCTACCCGTACCCGAGCGGCACCTACCAGGTGCCGGACGACGCCACGTTCGCCCGGTACAACCGGGGTTTCACCGATCGGGCCGACTGGCGGCGGGACAACATCAACCTGCTGGTCCAGGAGATGAACGCCAAGATCAAGGCGGTCAAGCCGTGGGTGAAGTTCGGGGTCAGCCCGTTCGGCATCTGGCGTAACAAGTCGGCCGACCCGGCCGGCTCGGACACCACCGGCTCGCAGTCGTACGACATCATCTCCGCCGACACCCGCAAGTGGATCAAGGAAGAGTGGATCGACTACGTGGTGCCGCAGCTCTACTGGTACATCGGCCAGTACCCGGCGGCCGACTACGCCCGGCTGGTGCCCTGGTGGGCCGAGCAGGTGCGCGGCACCGACGTCCAGCTCTACATCGGCCAGGCCGACTACAAGAGCGGTGACCCGGCGTACGGGTCGTTCTGGATGAACCCGAACGAGCTGTCGAACCACCTGACCCTCAACCGGTCCTACCCGGAGGTGCTCGGCAACGTGCACTTCTCCGCCGTGCAGGTACGGGAGAACCGGCTCGGCGCCACCGACATCTACGCCGCCGAGCACTACTCCCGCCCGGCGCTGGTGCCGGCCATGTCCCAGCTCCCGGCGCGGCGGCTGCTCGCCCCGGTGGTGACCGGCGTCGAGCGGCGGGCCGACGGGGTACGGCTGACCTGGCGGCAGCCGGCCAACGGCAAGGGCCCGTTCGGCACCGCCACCTCGTACGCGATCTACCGGTTCGACGGTGCCGGCCAGGTCGACGGGTGTGCCCTCGCCGACGCGTCCCATCTGGTCGCCAACGTGCGCGGCACCGACGGCGACGTGCAGTCCTGGGTGGACACCGACGCCCAGGCCGGGAAGGCGTACACCTACCAGGTGACCGCCCTCGACCGGGTCTGGAACGAGAGCCCGGCCAGCCCGGCGCGCTTCGTACGCTGA
- a CDS encoding methyltransferase domain-containing protein, giving the protein MVVLTQSAPSAERLRVVDGFLAEAWADLARHDERLRPLAVEVRFDRGVAHLSGEVADPTELRLVRELVGRLAGVLGVWCRVTVGGRTPVVVDLGCGATKQWPGNLGLDIYPAPGVNAVADLSGSLPLADDSVDVFFAVHILEHLIDFLPLLDECHRALRPGGVLHVMSPWWRHVNAVADPTHVRLLDVQTFKGICGQRPPGAPRWYPLHAACDGASIFADLTPLPSDAPPPPPTHLARFFD; this is encoded by the coding sequence ATGGTCGTGCTGACGCAGTCCGCACCCTCGGCCGAGCGGCTGCGGGTGGTCGACGGATTCCTCGCCGAGGCGTGGGCCGACCTGGCCCGGCACGACGAGCGGCTGCGCCCGCTGGCCGTGGAGGTGCGTTTCGACCGGGGCGTCGCCCACCTGAGCGGCGAGGTCGCCGACCCGACCGAACTGCGGCTGGTCCGGGAGCTGGTGGGCCGCCTCGCCGGGGTGCTCGGCGTGTGGTGCCGGGTGACCGTCGGTGGCCGGACGCCGGTGGTGGTGGACCTGGGCTGCGGGGCCACCAAACAGTGGCCGGGCAACCTGGGGCTGGACATCTACCCGGCACCCGGGGTGAACGCGGTGGCCGACCTGTCCGGTTCGCTGCCGCTCGCCGACGACTCGGTGGACGTGTTCTTCGCGGTGCACATCCTGGAGCACCTGATCGACTTCCTGCCGCTGCTCGACGAGTGCCACCGGGCGCTGCGGCCGGGCGGCGTCCTGCACGTGATGAGCCCCTGGTGGCGGCACGTGAACGCGGTGGCCGACCCGACCCACGTACGACTGCTCGACGTGCAGACGTTCAAGGGCATCTGCGGTCAGCGCCCGCCCGGCGCCCCGCGCTGGTATCCGCTGCACGCCGCCTGCGACGGCGCCTCCATCTTCGCCGACCTCACCCCGCTGCCGTCCGACGCCCCGCCCCCGCCCCCCACCCACCTGGCCCGCTTCTTCGACTGA
- a CDS encoding dihydrofolate reductase family protein → MTKVMTGATMSLDGYIADASHGGFEYLFQWYDNGDVETPTANPDMTMRTSAASAEHLRELNERTGALVVGRRLFDMTNGWGGRHPMDVPVVVVTHSVPEGWEREGDSFVFVTDGIESAIDRAKALAGDKQVGVNGGSIATQVIEAGLLDEVHVDLVPVLLGDGIPLFSGLKIAPVQLAGPTKVVQGNGVTHLAYQVRKAA, encoded by the coding sequence ATGACGAAGGTTATGACCGGAGCGACCATGTCGTTGGACGGCTACATCGCGGACGCGTCGCACGGTGGGTTCGAATACCTCTTCCAGTGGTACGACAACGGCGACGTCGAGACGCCGACGGCCAACCCCGACATGACGATGCGCACCTCGGCGGCGAGCGCGGAACACCTGCGCGAACTGAACGAGCGGACCGGAGCCCTCGTCGTAGGCCGGCGGCTCTTCGACATGACCAACGGCTGGGGCGGCCGGCACCCGATGGACGTACCCGTGGTCGTCGTCACGCACAGCGTGCCGGAGGGCTGGGAACGGGAGGGCGACTCGTTCGTGTTCGTCACGGACGGCATCGAGAGCGCGATCGACCGGGCGAAGGCCCTCGCCGGCGACAAGCAGGTCGGCGTCAACGGCGGCAGCATCGCGACGCAGGTCATCGAGGCCGGCCTGCTCGACGAGGTACACGTCGATCTCGTCCCGGTCCTGCTCGGCGACGGCATCCCGCTCTTCTCCGGCCTGAAGATTGCGCCCGTCCAGTTGGCGGGGCCCACGAAGGTCGTCCAGGGCAACGGGGTCACCCACCTCGCCTACCAGGTACGCAAGGCAGCCTGA